The sequence GTTGTTATGCATCATCGATGCGACGTATTCGATCCTCCCCGCTGTCGCCGGGGAATCATCCGCTGCGTTCAGCGCTCGCTCACACCATCGCAGTCCTTCGCCCAGCAGTCCCAAGCGCAAGAAAATCACTCCGCAGTCCGCGGCCAGCTGCGCGCCGACGCGACGCTCGCCCGGGCCCTCCAGCGTCCAGCCCAATGCTTCGCGGAAATTATCGATGTCGGGGGCTAGCCGGTCGAGCCAGCCCGGCGGCACGCGCGAATCGAACTCACGATACGCCTGACCGGCAACCGCTGCAAAGTGATCGGCGTGCCGGGATGCGGCCGTCAGGGTCTCTTTCTCGTCGACAGCTTTCTGCGAGGCGAATTCCCGAATGGTCTCCAAGAGGCCGTAACGCGTTTCGAGCGCGAGCTTCACAGTGAGGAGCGACTTGTCGGCAAGTGACGTCAGCAAGTCAAGCACGTGGTATTCGTCGGACTTCCCGTCACGCGCGAACATGGCAGTCACTGCAGCAAGCGAAAAGGTGCCGCGAAAGACGCCGAGGTGCCGAAAGAGGGACTGCTCGTCCGGCGACAGCAGGTCGTAGCTCCACTCGATCATGGCCGTAAGCGTTTGACGGCGCGGCAATGCGGTTCGATCCGAGCTTGTCAGCAGCTGGAAACGCTCGTGCAAGCGCGCCGAAATCTCTTCGACGCTCAACGCCCGGACGCGTGCCGCCGCCAGCTCAATCGCGAGCGGCATGCAATCAAGGCGCTCGCAGATGTTGTGCAAGGCGTTCAAGGATTGCTCCGCATCGAACCCCGTTGATACGGCCGATGCGCGTTGTGTGAATAGCTCGACCGCCGCCTCTAGACGCAGCGAAGCGAGTCGATAGACCTGCTCGCCGTCGAGATGCAAGAGCTCTCGGCTCGTCGACAAGATGGCGATGCGCGGACAGTGCGCCCGAACCCGAGCGATGAGCGCCGCCGCGTCGCCGACGATCTGCTCGCAATTGTCGATCACGATCAACGCGTCGCGCGCTCGCAGGTGTTCCACAAGTCGAGTTGCGTCATCGCCGCCTTCGGCGCTGCCGGCGTTGAGGGCGGCAAGCGTCGTTGCAGCGATCAGTGTGCCGTCGGTGATCGGCGCTAGGTTGATGAACCATGCTCCATGTTCGTGCCCTGCGATCGAGTCGGCGGCACATTGCAAGGCGATCCGAGTCTTTCCAACGCCGCCGGCGCCCGTCAGCGTCACCAGCCGCGACTGCGAGAGCACAGCTTTGATCTCCGCCAGTTCGCGTTCGCGGCCTATCAACGGCAGCAGGTCGGCAGGAATGTTGTTGGGGACGTCCTGCTTCCGCGCGCGGAGCGACGGATCGAGCACCACGAGCGCGACGGCGAGGTCCTGCGCGAGACCGCTCAGCATCTGCGTTTCCTCCTCGTCGTCGTCGCTCTGCTCGTCGCGCACGAGCAAAAAGCCCACTAGATCGCCCGCAGCCGTCATCGGAAAAGCGTGGGTGCCGCGAGCCGACGATTTCAGCAGTGCCACCTTTGCGGGTGCGCCGGTCGAACGCAACCGAACTGCAAGCGGATCATCAAACCCGACATCTTCTGCGGCGGCGTCGAATGACGATGCTTCCGCGCGAAAAACGCTGCGCCGCAAGTACACGGCACACGCCTGCGTGTCCAGAAAGTGATCGATCGCTTCGATGACGCGACGCAGCAACTGACCTACGTCGCTGAACGACGTCAACTCACGCCGGAACTTCGCGAGGGAGTCGAGCGCTTGGCGCTTACGTTTGTAGAATGCCGCCTCGACCGCCGCCTCGACGCGCTGATGGACGGGTCGGAAGACCAGTGTTGCTACGAGAACGATGATGATCTCGATCACCGTGCTCGCCGCTCTCGAGCGATCCGAGATGAACCGCTCCGCTCCCCATTCGGCGATTGCAAAAACCAACACGATCGCCGTGGTGACGCAGGCGAAGACGTACGCACGTATCCGGCGACCGCTCGCCGGACCTGCTTTGCTCATGAATTAGCGGTTAGGCGCGAACCTTGCCCTTCCTGCGTGGGTGTCTTACTCGTTGCACAGTGCACCGATCAGTGGGCTATCGCGGTGGTCTCGCAATGATTTGCCCGAACTGGGTGATGAGAAGCCCTTTGTACTGCCCTATCGGGATGATTTGTGCAGCGCAGCCATAGTTATAGTAAGATTCCGGGCTGACCAAGTTCATGTGAACTTCGCCGGCTGTAGGGTCGGACGCAGTGCACGGGATGCGTATCACGATTCCGGAGCTGCTATCAATTCCAGTTATCGTTACCATATTGACGAGCCATTCTGTTCCATTGAGTTGCACGGCTGGAGAAAATATCTCGTTTTCGACGACTACATGCGGAATCGATGTCGAGGTCGAGATGGACGCAGCAGGCAGTACCGTGATGAGCGTGTCTGCAATAGAGGTTGGAACGCCGTGTGCTGTCATCGTCGCGAAATCGATCTTTCCGATATTGGAAAAAAGCGACGACCAGCTTGGGCCGGTCTTTTGCGCTACGAATTGAAGTTTGATTTGCTTCCCGCCGCATGCGACCAGCGCGTAGTTAGAATCCGTCGCGTACGCGGATACCTCACCGTTGGCAGCACTATTCGCACAAATAGTTGACAATGCTATCTGATCCGAATCCGCTGACGCGGGCTCCGGACTCGTCAGTACACCAATGAATACGAATGCTGCGATCAGACACGGGACACGACTCATGCGCTCAAAATTATCCACAATTAATTTCCTTGCCACCCAGACCGTTACACCGCCATCGCTTGTTCGACGGCCAGATCCTCCGACCACCGAGCGCCTTCGGCCGCAAGCCGATCGATTTCGGATTCGGTGAGATGTTCGCGCAGCGCGACCATGAGCTTATCGTGGCACCACCGCTCGGTGTACTCACGTTGGTACGCGAGCACTTCGAAATACGCATCGACATGGCCGATGAGTCGAGCAGCAACGTCCACGTTATTGCACAGCGCACCGAGTAGCGCGAAATGCTGCAAGACGATCGCAATGCCGAGCGCATGGTGGCCTTGCAACGCCCACTTCAGGCCCTCGCGTGCTGCGACGCGAGCCGCATTCACATCGTTCGCGGCGATGCAGTATGCCGCCAGGTTCGTGTGATCGATCGCCAGTATGATCGCCTCTTTGCCGCCGGCGTTGGTTTCAAGAGCCTCCCGCACCAGGTGCATGGCCTTCTCGACGTCTCCAGTCGAGAATTCGAGCTCGGCTAGGTTTCCGCAAGCCGCGGCGGCGCCGCGTTCATCTCCAAGAGACTTAAAAATTTCGATCGACTGAGCGAGCAGCGTGCGAGAAGCGGCGACGTCGCATCCTGGCGACCGGTAATAAAGTCCCTTCAGGCTAAGGCAGCTTGCAATGCCCCGACGATCCCCGCACTCGCGCGCGGCTGCCATCGAACGGTCAATTTCGCGTTCGGCGTCCTCGAGCCGCCCCATCTGAAAAAGAGCGAATGCGATGTCGAAGAGCGCCGTCGCCGACCTCTGTCGGTCACCGAGCGGTTCGAAGAGGGCAAGCGCGCGCTCCGCATACTCAAGCTTGGGCTTCGCGAAGGACATATCCGCGAGCGACAGCCAAAGCCGGGCCGCCTCCCGCGGGTGCGTCAACTCGTCGAGGCCGGCTTGCGCGCGAACGATCCAGTACCGACCCTCGACGATGAGTCCGCCCATAGTCCACAGCTTTCCGTGCACTCCGGCGATGGCGGCTCCGAGCGGAACGTCCTTCGCGTCGGCGAGCGACCAGTCAAGCGCCGCGCGATAGTTGTCAAGTTCGAGCTCCTCTTGCGCGAGCCACGCCATTCGTGCTGAATCGTAAAAGTTCTCATCTGCTGCCTTGGCCCGGTCGCGAAAGTATTCTGCATGTTTACGAGCAAAGCGCTCGCGCTCATTTGCGTCGCCAAGCTTCCCCAGCGCATACGCGCGCGTGGATTCGAGCAGACGGTAGCGTTCTTGCGCAATCGTTGTGTCTATAACGAGCAACGACTTGTCGGAAAGTGACGACAGCAGATCCAAAATGTCATCGCTTTCGATGTCCTCGCTAGCGCAAACCGCCGTGACGGCGTGAAGGCCGAAGCCGCCCGCGAAGATCGCGATGCGTGCGAACAATGTCTGCTCCCGAGAGGTGAGCAGATCGTAGCTCCAGTCGATGAGCGCGATCAGGGTCTTCTGACGTGGCATCGCGACACGGCTTCCTCCGGTGAGAAGCTTGAAGCGGTCATTGAGGCGCGTCGCAAGGTTTGGGATTGAGAGTACTTTGACGCGCGCCGCAGCAAGCTCGATGGCCAGCGGAATACCGTCCAAGCGTCTACAGATGTCCGCGACAATCGACGCGGTTTCATCGGTGAGGCGAAAACGTGCGTCTGCAGCGCTGGCGCGTTCGGCGAAGAGCGCTATCGCACCGAATTGCAAAGATTCGACAGCATGCATACTCTCGGCATGCGCCGGTACTGAGAGTGACGGGAGCCGATGCACCCTTTCCCCGTGTATGCCGAGCGCCTGCCGCGATGTCGATAAGATCCGAACCTCTGGGCAGGTCTGGACGATGGCGTCTGCAAGCAACGCCGCCGCCTCCACCAGGTGTTCGCAGTTGTCGAGGATCAACACGAGCTGCTTGAGTTTTAGCCATTCCACGAGGGTCTCATCGACGCGACGTCCTTGCGCTTGCGCAACGCCGAGTGCTCGGGCTACGACGCTTGAGACGAGTTCAGGATCGCTGATTGGCGCCAGGTCGACAAACCAGACACCATTCGGGTATCCGTCGACCAATTCAGCGGCAGCTTGTAGCGCAAGTCGAGTTTTTCCAACACCGCCCGAGCCGAGCAGCGTTACGAGCCGATGTTTTTCGACAAGGACCTTGACCTCGTCGACGTCCACCTCACGACCGACGAGCACAGTTAATTGTGCGGGAAGGTTGTTTGGCCGCGCGTCGAGCGAGTTGAGCGGCGGAAATTCTCTCTGCAGCCCGTCGATGTTGAGTTGCCAGACGCGTTCCGGCTCTGTGAGATCCTTGAGCCGCCGCGACCCGAGGTCGAGCAATGAAGTTTCGGACGGCAAGGCAGCGTCGATCAGATCACGCGCTCTGCCGGACAGGAGCACTTGACCACCGTGGCCGATAGACATGAGGCGCGCTACCCGATTTACCGCGGTGCCGAAATAGTCGCCGTCACGTTCGGATGCTTCCCCGACGTGTAGTCCGGCTCTGACGCGCACGCCTTCCACGTCCCCGAAGTCCTCAGTCGCCAAGCCGCGTTGGATCTCGACTGCGGCTACGATGGCGTCCGACGCGCGAGCGAACGAGGCGCAAAATGCGTCGCCAACAGTTTTGAAGACGTAGCCTCCATGAGATTCGATCGCGCCGCGAAGGATTGCGTCGTGGCGCTTGACGGCAGCATCCATCGCGTCGTGGTGCCGGTCCCAACGCTGCGTCGATCCTTCGATATCGGTAAAGAGAAATGCCACGATGCCCGAGGGAAAAGATCGCGCCCGGTATTCAGAAGCCGTCAGCTCGTCTGCCTCTGCCATGTTGCAGTATTAGCGACGGGAGTGCGGTTATCCGGTGCGCTGTTTCAGCGACGATCGGGGTTCGAATCCAACCTTAGCAGCCCGTATTGCCAACAGAGCGACGGCACTAACACTGTCGCGAGGTTGTAAAATGAAGCGACTTCTTGCGGGGGCCGAAGTTCCCGTTAGGCAAGAACGCGCCGAGACGTTGTCGAGACTCCGCAAAGGGAAGGACTCTCTTACCGGAGTAGCCCGGCGCAATGGCGGCCGATGACAGCGCGACCTCCGTTCCTTCACGCCACGATACGAGATGGAGGGGGCCGCTCATCGCGCTGTGCGGTCTGTTTGCGCTCTATCTCTTCGTCAGCGCTGCGGATAACTTCGGCCTCGGCGGCCGCCCTTGGTTGGGCTGGTTCGACGGCGGCGGGGAACCTACGCCAGGTCAGCCATTCGTAATGACGCTCGAACAAGTGCAGCCCGGCGGCGCCTTGTGGCGCGCCGGCCTGCGCGACGGTGATCGTCTTGATTTGCGGGATTTCGACCTCAGCACGCGCCTACAATTGATGTATGAGCCGCTCGCGACACAGGCGACCACTCTCGTTGCTCGCCGAGGATCGGACAGATTCGTCACGTCTTTCACCGGTAGCATTTGGTCGGACGGCGAATCTGCGGTAAAACTACCGACCGTACTGATCGCGCTCGCGACAGGCATGTGGTGCCTCGTTTGTGCGCTGATCATCGCCGTAAGGCGCTCATGGTCGCCGGAAGGACGCACGCTTGCAATCGTTTTGATCGCACTTGGACTCGGCGGCGCCAATCCTGTTCAAAGCGTCGTCCTGCCGAACGTGACCGCGGACGTCCTGTTGTGGTCAAGCATGTGGATACTCGGATTCGTCGCGCTGGCGCTGCTGGTCTCCATGGCTTCGCGCGTGGGCGTCCGTACCTCGTGGCGTACGGCCCTCGAATTCTTCGTCTACGCAGCGATTGCTGTGGGCGCTCTCGGGCTGGGTGCCGGTTACGTGGGCGAACTCACGCTGTGGTTTGATCCATTTCCATTTTGGTCGTACAACTCAGCGGTTGCCACAGCCGTCCCTGCGATCGAGCTCGGTGTCGTAGTCCTCGCAGCGATAGCGGTGGCGTCGGCTCCGCGAGTCGAACGTCCGCGGGCCGCATGGTTACTGCTGCCGCTCCCGATCGCGCTTGCCGCGAGCCAGGCAGCGCTGGCCTTGCAGCCCTTTGCACCTTCCTTCGTCGGCGCGACCGGCCTTATCGTCCTTGCCAGCGCAATCGCGCTGCTTGGAGCGCTCTTCGTCACCTATGCGCTTTTGAAGCGGCGCGTCTTCGACACCGCCTTCATTTTAAGTCGCACGATTGTCGTGGGCCTGATCTCGTTGATCGTGGTCGCCGCGTTCGTCTTGCTTGAGTGGCTGCTGGGATCGGTGGTCGCGGGCGCGAGCCACGCAACGGGTCTCATCGCGAACGCGGCGCTCGCGCTTGTGCTTGGTCTATTGCTGCGATATATCCATCGGCGTATCGACGCGTTCGTCTACGCGGTGCTATTCCGGAAGCGCCACGAGGATGAACGCGCACTACGCGCATTTTCGAAGGAGGCAGCGTTCGTCACCGGACGAGAAGCGCTGCTCGATCAGGCGGTTGATCACGTCCGCGTCCACACCGATGCGCGAGCCGCAGCGCTTTTCGTCAGAGAAAATGGCGCGTACAAGGCGTTGCGCCGATTCGGCCAGACGCCGACTGAAGTGGACGAGAACGACCCTGCTATCCTCGCATTAAAGACATGGCACAAACCGTTCGATCCACATTCTTACACCACCGCGCTGCAGGGAGATCTCGCCTTGCCGATGGTCGCGCGCGGGCGCCTAGTTGGCGTG comes from Candidatus Eremiobacteraceae bacterium and encodes:
- a CDS encoding NB-ARC domain-containing protein, with translation MSKAGPASGRRIRAYVFACVTTAIVLVFAIAEWGAERFISDRSRAASTVIEIIIVLVATLVFRPVHQRVEAAVEAAFYKRKRQALDSLAKFRRELTSFSDVGQLLRRVIEAIDHFLDTQACAVYLRRSVFRAEASSFDAAAEDVGFDDPLAVRLRSTGAPAKVALLKSSARGTHAFPMTAAGDLVGFLLVRDEQSDDDEEETQMLSGLAQDLAVALVVLDPSLRARKQDVPNNIPADLLPLIGRERELAEIKAVLSQSRLVTLTGAGGVGKTRIALQCAADSIAGHEHGAWFINLAPITDGTLIAATTLAALNAGSAEGGDDATRLVEHLRARDALIVIDNCEQIVGDAAALIARVRAHCPRIAILSTSRELLHLDGEQVYRLASLRLEAAVELFTQRASAVSTGFDAEQSLNALHNICERLDCMPLAIELAAARVRALSVEEISARLHERFQLLTSSDRTALPRRQTLTAMIEWSYDLLSPDEQSLFRHLGVFRGTFSLAAVTAMFARDGKSDEYHVLDLLTSLADKSLLTVKLALETRYGLLETIREFASQKAVDEKETLTAASRHADHFAAVAGQAYREFDSRVPPGWLDRLAPDIDNFREALGWTLEGPGERRVGAQLAADCGVIFLRLGLLGEGLRWCERALNAADDSPATAGRIEYVASMMHNNSLEPGRALEAAQRAVASYRQSADERGLIRALSQTAYQFARASQFDEAQAPAAEAIQRARDSGDPNLIVAVLRRCASSLPPEAIAQARDLFEEALTTARTMQRSDEVCHVLQWWASSEGAAGCYDRAMDLLQKALDSADVDVQKYIESDLACCALASGSVEKAEPHARRALTLAVDSRHPVLAALAFAYCAPVHAQVDPQQGARLFGFARARLLEMQFDGDRIEKIALQNALQSIERVLGNADASTLFEEGAALDQDEALALLATQSAVGVVLSPRHAAGDDGVVTLLS
- a CDS encoding adenylate/guanylate cyclase domain-containing protein; translation: MAEADELTASEYRARSFPSGIVAFLFTDIEGSTQRWDRHHDAMDAAVKRHDAILRGAIESHGGYVFKTVGDAFCASFARASDAIVAAVEIQRGLATEDFGDVEGVRVRAGLHVGEASERDGDYFGTAVNRVARLMSIGHGGQVLLSGRARDLIDAALPSETSLLDLGSRRLKDLTEPERVWQLNIDGLQREFPPLNSLDARPNNLPAQLTVLVGREVDVDEVKVLVEKHRLVTLLGSGGVGKTRLALQAAAELVDGYPNGVWFVDLAPISDPELVSSVVARALGVAQAQGRRVDETLVEWLKLKQLVLILDNCEHLVEAAALLADAIVQTCPEVRILSTSRQALGIHGERVHRLPSLSVPAHAESMHAVESLQFGAIALFAERASAADARFRLTDETASIVADICRRLDGIPLAIELAAARVKVLSIPNLATRLNDRFKLLTGGSRVAMPRQKTLIALIDWSYDLLTSREQTLFARIAIFAGGFGLHAVTAVCASEDIESDDILDLLSSLSDKSLLVIDTTIAQERYRLLESTRAYALGKLGDANERERFARKHAEYFRDRAKAADENFYDSARMAWLAQEELELDNYRAALDWSLADAKDVPLGAAIAGVHGKLWTMGGLIVEGRYWIVRAQAGLDELTHPREAARLWLSLADMSFAKPKLEYAERALALFEPLGDRQRSATALFDIAFALFQMGRLEDAEREIDRSMAAARECGDRRGIASCLSLKGLYYRSPGCDVAASRTLLAQSIEIFKSLGDERGAAAACGNLAELEFSTGDVEKAMHLVREALETNAGGKEAIILAIDHTNLAAYCIAANDVNAARVAAREGLKWALQGHHALGIAIVLQHFALLGALCNNVDVAARLIGHVDAYFEVLAYQREYTERWCHDKLMVALREHLTESEIDRLAAEGARWSEDLAVEQAMAV
- a CDS encoding GAF domain-containing protein, whose protein sequence is MAADDSATSVPSRHDTRWRGPLIALCGLFALYLFVSAADNFGLGGRPWLGWFDGGGEPTPGQPFVMTLEQVQPGGALWRAGLRDGDRLDLRDFDLSTRLQLMYEPLATQATTLVARRGSDRFVTSFTGSIWSDGESAVKLPTVLIALATGMWCLVCALIIAVRRSWSPEGRTLAIVLIALGLGGANPVQSVVLPNVTADVLLWSSMWILGFVALALLVSMASRVGVRTSWRTALEFFVYAAIAVGALGLGAGYVGELTLWFDPFPFWSYNSAVATAVPAIELGVVVLAAIAVASAPRVERPRAAWLLLPLPIALAASQAALALQPFAPSFVGATGLIVLASAIALLGALFVTYALLKRRVFDTAFILSRTIVVGLISLIVVAAFVLLEWLLGSVVAGASHATGLIANAALALVLGLLLRYIHRRIDAFVYAVLFRKRHEDERALRAFSKEAAFVTGREALLDQAVDHVRVHTDARAAALFVRENGAYKALRRFGQTPTEVDENDPAILALKTWHKPFDPHSYTTALQGDLALPMVARGRLVGVLLCGERDGGEAYAPDEVDALSEFAHGVGSALDILGAGREPSVSDRLLEAITAFREETATAINALRNSIEQQTQDRSAE